Proteins encoded together in one Procambarus clarkii isolate CNS0578487 chromosome 67, FALCON_Pclarkii_2.0, whole genome shotgun sequence window:
- the LOC138355341 gene encoding uncharacterized protein: MKLQLEAQLRREEQEAQLKREEREAQLKREEREAQLKREEREALLKRDEREAQLKREEREAEAQLKQAQLKREEREAQLKCEEREAQLKQRETEANREVELKRAELGLAPPAPPQQEDHRVRERDLPVFVPNEAEGFFDHFERVATLKKWPRAEWGELVQGRLTGEAREAYNMLDLEECTNYDAVKSAVLHSFKLTLECYRKRFRECTRSPGKSYAETARDMERKFLKWLKTEGAKSAEDIKQLMVMEKLMSVLSPEIRIRVKEADTKDLRAAADRADMLEEALQPRREGPHRPPVYSGYGSGFRKTDGWRTRTSSPRSHLSSGDGRGLKSSVEPVKKPLAEGVRSVVVPRDVTRETTKGARKTHGATVSGGVARASGGGRSPPGRVRCYNCGGYGHFARDCKRPKQRGNVAFVRMEDQVAENVRGQPVPGVEKRIHPFVCKGTVRMGEADPVPMKILRDTEADFTLVSRTMFPEGYENTSVGVAVVTTVGGPVRMPLHKVTLDSDYGCQTLVVGVCTSMPKMEAQAILGNDASGGCVLPNLVKGEERLEHYREKGGVLDACGNEKGVAEVVFLVCAVIPRRSNEHEVSGSGEAEEETSDSLGVDHLFVGHGEQVEGEGDPDGYR, encoded by the exons ATGAAGCTGCAActggaggcacagctgcgcagggaagaacaagaagcacagctgaaacgtgaagaacgagaagcacagctgaaacgtgaagaacgagaagcacagctgaagcgtgaagaacgagaagcactgcTGAAGCGTgatgaacgagaagcacagctgaaacgtgaagaacgagaagcagaagcacagctgaagc aagcacagctgaagcgtgaagaacgagaagcacagctgaagtgtgaagaacgagaagcacagctgaagcagcGAGAGACTGAAGCTAACAGAGAGGTTGAGCTGAAGCGGGCTGAACTAGGGCTAGCCCCACCCGCACCCCCACAGCAGGAAGACCACCGGGTGCGAGAGCGCGATttaccggtctttgtgcctaatgaAGCTGAGGGCTTCTTTGACCATTTCGAGAGGGtagctaccttgaagaagtggccaaGAGCAGAGTGGGGGGAGCTGGTCCAGggtaggctcacaggtgaagctcgcgagGCTTATAACATGCTTGACCTCGAGGAATGCACCAATTATGATGCAGTGAAGAGTGCAGTGCTTCATTCGTTTAAGTTGACTCTAGAATGTTACAGGAAAAGGTTCcgagaatgtacccgttcgccaggtaaATCTTATGCAGAGACGGCGAGAGACATGGAAAGAAAATTTCTGAAGTGGTTGAAAACTGAAGGAGCTAAGTCAGCTGAGGACATCAAacagctaatggtcatggaaaaattgatgtccgtgctctctcctgaaatCAGGATTAGAGTCAAGGAGGCGGACACAAAAGACCTGAGGGCTGCAGCTGACAGAGCTGACATGTTGGAGGAAGCCTTGCAACCACGCAGAGAGGGACCGCACCGACCGCCAGTATACTCCGGCTATGGGAGTGGTTTTAGgaagacggacggatggaggacaagaacgagttctcccaggtcccacctctcgagtggagacgGTAGGGGTCTGAAAAGTTCTGTGGAACCAGTCAAGAAGCCCCTAGCTGAAGGTGTCAGATCTGTTGTTGTGCCTAGGGACGTGACGAGGGAGACGACGAAAGGCGCGAGGAAGACCCACGGagcgacggtctctggaggcgttGCCAGGGCGAGCGGTGGTGGAAGGTCACCGCCAggaagggtccgctgctacaactgtggaGGATATGGACATTTCGCTCGGGATTGCAAACGCCCTAAGCAGCgtgggaacgttgctttcgtgaggaTGGAGGACCAAGTGGCCGAGAACGTGCGGGGTCAGCCCGTACCAGGTGTGGAGAAGAGAATTCACCCGTTCGTGTGTAAGGGGACGGTAAGGATGGGGGAGGCAGACCCCGTTCCTATGAAGATATTGAGAGACACCGaggctgattttaccctggtgagtagaaccatgttccccgagggttatgagaataccagtgtgggggtggctgttgtgaccactgtgggaggcccagtgaggatgcccctgcacAAGGTAACGTtggattctgattatggctgccagaccctagtggtaggggtctgcacctcaatgcccaagatggaggcgcaagcCATCCTTGGGAATGACGCCagtggaggatgtgtcctccctaacctcgtgaagggcgaggagcGCTTGGAGCACTACAGAGAGAAAGGTGGAGTATTAGACGCCTGTGGGAACGAGAAGGGAGTCGCCGAGGTAGTGTTCCTTGTATGTGCTGTGATCCCAAGGCGGTCCAACGAGCACGAAGTGAGTGGATCTGGTGAGGCTGAAGAAGAGACGTCTGACAGCCTGGGGGTCGATCACCTCTTCGTGGGACATGGAGAACAAGTGGAGGGCGAAGGCGACCCGGATGGCtacaggtga